The Candidatus Cloacimonadota bacterium genome has a window encoding:
- a CDS encoding helix-turn-helix domain-containing protein: protein MELTNYLQQEEGKTLEFKENCYSLKNIIKTVIAFANTSGGTLLIGISDNKEVVGIDEPLKDEQRLSSAFADSIKPLLIPDISIITYRERSVIVICVHHSFAPFYLASEGQEKGVYIRLGSTNRQADLDTIESIRRWARNTAYDELPCPDLNSEAIDFRVASELFSKRSRTVDNKALLALGIFTEQGKTVVPTIGGVLLFGSDRKRFFPDAIIRCARFEGISKTRFIDQLDIDVNLPESVESVIQFIRKHILVGLSIEGIHSSELPQYPLKAIREAVINAIVHADYSIKGMNIRISIYDDRIEITNPGLLPFGMSVESALSGMSKLRNRVIGRVFKELNLIEQWGTGIARIVEECDAAHLRPPRFEEIGTAFRVTLYAGKKIDLKLDKWEVHLIEYLKLKNEILTKEAADLWEVSERTARSRLLKMIDKGLITEVKTSPTDPKKVYVLKNRSLHA from the coding sequence ATGGAACTGACAAACTATCTGCAACAAGAAGAAGGGAAGACCCTAGAATTCAAGGAAAACTGCTATTCTCTGAAGAATATCATTAAAACTGTCATAGCATTTGCCAACACTTCTGGAGGAACGCTTCTGATCGGTATTAGTGACAATAAAGAGGTTGTTGGCATAGATGAACCGCTAAAGGATGAACAAAGGCTATCAAGCGCTTTTGCTGATAGTATCAAACCTCTTTTGATTCCAGATATTTCCATCATCACTTATAGGGAGAGGAGTGTCATCGTTATTTGTGTTCATCACTCGTTTGCTCCCTTTTATCTCGCATCTGAGGGTCAGGAGAAAGGTGTTTACATACGATTGGGTTCAACAAATCGACAAGCAGATCTCGATACAATAGAAAGTATCCGCCGATGGGCGAGAAATACTGCTTACGATGAACTCCCTTGTCCCGACCTCAACTCTGAAGCGATTGACTTCAGAGTGGCTTCAGAGTTGTTTTCCAAGAGGTCAAGAACCGTTGATAATAAAGCACTTCTCGCATTGGGGATTTTCACTGAGCAAGGAAAGACTGTGGTTCCTACTATTGGGGGAGTCCTACTATTTGGCTCTGACCGAAAACGATTTTTTCCCGATGCAATTATCCGTTGCGCTCGCTTTGAGGGTATCTCCAAAACTCGCTTCATAGACCAGTTAGATATTGATGTCAACCTTCCTGAATCTGTGGAATCGGTTATCCAGTTTATCAGAAAACACATATTGGTAGGACTTAGTATCGAAGGGATTCACAGCTCTGAACTGCCACAATATCCCTTAAAGGCGATTCGTGAAGCCGTTATCAATGCGATAGTCCATGCCGATTACTCCATAAAAGGAATGAACATCAGGATATCCATCTATGATGACAGAATCGAGATTACCAACCCCGGGTTATTACCATTTGGGATGTCGGTTGAATCAGCACTTTCAGGAATGTCTAAACTTAGGAATCGTGTGATCGGAAGAGTTTTCAAAGAGCTGAATCTTATCGAACAATGGGGTACTGGTATTGCCCGCATTGTTGAAGAATGCGATGCAGCTCATTTACGGCCTCCAAGATTTGAGGAAATTGGTACTGCCTTCCGAGTTACGCTGTATGCTGGCAAGAAAATCGATTTGAAACTCGATAAATGGGAAGTACATCTGATAGAATACTTGAAATTGAAAAATGAAATTCTTACTAAAGAGGCAGCTGATTTGTGGGAAGTATCAGAGCGTACAGCCAGGTCAAGATTACTCAAAATGATTGATAAGGGGCTTATCACAGAGGTCAAAACCAGTCCAACAGATCCCAAAAAGGTCTATGTCCTCAAGAACAGGAGCCTCCATGCCTAA